A single region of the Duganella sp. BuS-21 genome encodes:
- a CDS encoding amidohydrolase family protein — protein sequence MNQETILIRNAGAILTGLRGAGERHAGPDIRIEAGVIAAMGALTPQAGEGVIDARDCVVYPAWVNTHHHLFQSLLKGEPQGLDLTLTPWLAATPYRFRAAYDEHSFRLAARIGLVELLRSGCGTVADHNYLYYPGMPFDGSAILFDEADKLGLRFVLCRGGATRTRQLESELPQALRPESLEQFLTDCERLTQRYHQAAPDAMRRVVMAPTTPLYSMAPEELRTCAREARRLGIRLHSHLSETVEYQNSAREKYDRSPIAFCGEYEWLGPDVWFAHLVKLDRDEIGQLGATGTGIAHCPQSNGRLGSGIADIPALEAAGVPVSIGVDGAASNEAADMISETHAAWLMQRARRGELARSRANGGASEGGADAARIEDVVRWGTAGGAAVLGMDAIGTLEVGKAADIAIYKLDDPRYFGLHDLAIAPVAGGGRPSLRALLVAGRVVAEHDAIPGLDLAELGAQAREAVRELQRRGS from the coding sequence ATGAACCAGGAAACTATCCTGATCCGCAACGCCGGCGCCATCCTCACCGGCCTGCGCGGCGCCGGCGAACGCCATGCCGGGCCGGACATCCGCATCGAAGCCGGCGTCATCGCCGCCATGGGCGCTTTGACGCCGCAAGCCGGCGAAGGCGTGATTGACGCGCGCGACTGCGTGGTGTACCCGGCCTGGGTCAACACCCACCATCATCTATTCCAGTCGCTGCTGAAGGGCGAACCGCAAGGCCTGGACCTGACGCTGACGCCATGGCTGGCCGCCACGCCCTACCGCTTCCGCGCCGCCTACGATGAGCATAGCTTCCGCCTGGCCGCGCGCATCGGGCTGGTGGAGCTGTTGCGCAGCGGCTGCGGCACTGTGGCCGACCACAACTACCTTTACTATCCCGGCATGCCGTTCGACGGCTCGGCCATCCTGTTCGACGAAGCCGACAAGCTGGGCCTGCGCTTTGTGCTGTGCCGGGGCGGCGCCACGCGCACGCGCCAGCTGGAAAGCGAGCTGCCGCAGGCGTTGCGGCCGGAATCGCTGGAGCAGTTCCTGACCGACTGCGAACGCCTGACGCAACGCTATCACCAAGCCGCGCCGGACGCCATGCGCCGTGTGGTGATGGCGCCGACCACGCCGCTTTACTCCATGGCGCCGGAAGAGCTGCGCACCTGCGCGCGCGAAGCGCGCCGCCTCGGTATCCGCCTGCACAGCCACTTGTCCGAAACGGTGGAATACCAGAACAGCGCGCGCGAAAAATACGACCGCTCGCCGATCGCATTCTGCGGCGAGTACGAATGGCTGGGGCCCGACGTCTGGTTCGCGCACCTGGTGAAACTGGACCGCGACGAGATCGGCCAGCTAGGCGCCACCGGCACCGGCATCGCCCACTGCCCGCAAAGTAACGGACGGCTGGGCAGCGGCATCGCCGACATCCCGGCGCTGGAAGCGGCCGGCGTGCCGGTCTCGATCGGCGTGGACGGCGCGGCCTCCAACGAAGCGGCCGACATGATCTCCGAAACGCACGCCGCCTGGCTGATGCAGCGCGCGCGGCGCGGCGAACTGGCGCGCAGCCGGGCAAACGGCGGCGCCAGCGAAGGCGGCGCCGATGCGGCGCGCATCGAGGACGTGGTGCGCTGGGGCACGGCTGGCGGCGCGGCGGTGCTGGGCATGGACGCCATCGGCACGCTGGAAGTGGGCAAGGCGGCCGACATCGCCATCTACAAACTGGACGACCCGCGTTACTTTGGCCTGCACGACCTGGCTATCGCACCGGTGGCCGGCGGCGGCAGGCCATCATTGCGCGCGCTGCTGGTGGCGGGACGCGTGGTGGCGGAACACGACGCCATACCAGGCCTGGACCTGGCGGAACTCGGCGCACAGGCCCGTGAGGCCGTGCGCGAGCTACAGCGGCGCGGCAGCTAA
- a CDS encoding DUF1275 domain-containing protein yields the protein MPMHYMRALTSPERTDIGNRRLGRSLAFIAGAVNAGGFFALGQYTSHMSGVVSALADNAVLGEAGLILAGLASLAAFFFGAALSAILINWGRRRGAHSRYALPLILEAFLLLVFALMGASLSARGHVGATVALLCCVMGLQNAIITKISRAEIRTTHVTGLVTDLGIELGKLFYWNRSAIVDKVRADADRMRLLSSMLLMFLSGGLAGAFGYQTFGFVMTVPLALALLLLAAVPVFDDLRAARA from the coding sequence ATGCCCATGCATTATATGCGGGCGCTTACCAGCCCGGAACGCACTGACATCGGCAACCGTCGCCTTGGGCGATCGCTGGCTTTCATAGCCGGCGCGGTCAATGCCGGCGGTTTTTTCGCGCTTGGACAATATACTTCGCACATGTCCGGCGTGGTGTCGGCGCTGGCCGATAACGCGGTTTTGGGCGAAGCGGGCCTGATACTGGCGGGGCTGGCGTCGCTGGCGGCGTTCTTCTTCGGCGCCGCGCTGTCGGCCATTCTGATCAACTGGGGACGCCGGCGCGGGGCGCACAGCCGCTACGCGCTGCCGCTGATACTGGAGGCGTTCTTGCTGCTGGTGTTCGCCCTGATGGGCGCATCCCTTTCGGCGCGGGGACACGTGGGCGCCACGGTGGCGTTGCTGTGCTGCGTGATGGGACTGCAGAACGCCATCATCACCAAGATCTCACGCGCCGAAATCCGCACCACGCACGTCACCGGACTGGTGACGGACTTGGGCATCGAACTTGGCAAGCTGTTTTACTGGAACCGCAGCGCCATTGTGGACAAGGTCCGCGCCGATGCGGACCGCATGCGTCTGCTAAGCTCCATGCTGCTCATGTTCCTGTCGGGCGGGCTGGCCGGGGCCTTCGGCTACCAAACCTTCGGCTTTGTCATGACGGTGCCGTTGGCGCTGGCCTTGCTCCTGCTGGCCGCCGTACCCGTCTTCGACGATCTGCGCGCGGCCAGGGCTTAG
- a CDS encoding cupin-like domain-containing protein has translation MKQANAAPQQEINDQWRSWIAENLILGGQPQALVGVMVQAGIAEPTARLEMEAALQSPYLRGSTRLKNRLGKRDWVLGIQSRLNQLVSQEVRRRERLSGQDFLEQHYSRNQPVIITGMLEDCPARSKWTFDYLAAELGAREVEVQFGRDADPNYEMNSPKHKRRMPFGDYVAMVREAGVTNDFYMTANNNGQNKEALSDLKRDLPPLTEYLVPDNSGFFWFGPAGTITPFHHDLTNNFMLQIAGRKRVRLMAPCYTPQLYNQCHCYTLVDGREIDLQRFPMMAEVPVIECVLEPGEILFLPVGWWHFVEALDVTITISTTHFKWDNDFYSWYPPDRNF, from the coding sequence ATGAAGCAAGCGAATGCGGCGCCGCAGCAGGAAATCAACGATCAATGGCGCAGTTGGATCGCCGAAAACCTGATCCTTGGCGGCCAGCCGCAAGCGCTGGTCGGCGTCATGGTGCAGGCCGGGATCGCCGAACCGACGGCGCGCCTGGAGATGGAAGCGGCCCTGCAAAGCCCCTATCTGCGCGGCAGCACCCGGCTGAAAAACCGGCTGGGCAAGCGTGATTGGGTGCTGGGCATCCAGTCGCGGTTGAACCAGCTGGTGTCGCAGGAGGTGCGGCGCCGCGAGCGTTTGTCCGGCCAGGATTTCCTTGAACAGCACTACAGCCGCAATCAACCGGTCATCATCACCGGCATGCTGGAGGACTGCCCGGCGCGCAGCAAGTGGACCTTCGACTATCTGGCGGCGGAGCTGGGCGCGCGCGAAGTGGAAGTGCAGTTCGGCCGCGACGCCGATCCCAACTACGAAATGAACAGCCCGAAGCACAAACGCCGCATGCCTTTCGGCGACTACGTGGCGATGGTGCGCGAGGCCGGCGTGACCAACGATTTCTACATGACCGCCAATAACAATGGCCAGAACAAGGAAGCGCTCAGCGACCTGAAACGCGACCTGCCGCCGTTGACCGAATACCTGGTTCCCGATAACAGCGGATTTTTCTGGTTTGGCCCGGCCGGCACCATCACGCCCTTCCATCATGACCTGACCAACAATTTCATGCTCCAGATCGCGGGCCGCAAGCGCGTGCGCCTGATGGCGCCCTGCTACACGCCGCAGCTGTACAACCAGTGCCACTGCTACACGCTGGTCGACGGCCGGGAGATCGACCTGCAGCGCTTCCCCATGATGGCGGAGGTGCCGGTGATCGAATGCGTGCTGGAGCCGGGCGAGATCCTGTTCCTGCCGGTGGGCTGGTGGCACTTCGTCGAGGCGCTGGACGTCACCATCACCATCTCCACCACCCACTTCAAGTGGGACAACGATTTCTATTCCTGGTATCCGCCAGACCGCAATTTCTAA
- a CDS encoding DUF1842 domain-containing protein yields the protein MSQLFAAVYEISSATVGRPSLRLNLVVNRDTDSVVGAAMLETVTADVYEMPVRGHLMEIDGDEPMQAIVLAGSPPVFAVLDEQPTAFQMLLILPTAWKDGQACYKMTLGNVYPRVIDIRDGKARAVLPESSY from the coding sequence ATGAGTCAGTTATTTGCCGCCGTCTATGAAATCTCCAGCGCCACCGTCGGCCGCCCATCGTTGCGCCTGAACCTGGTCGTCAATCGCGATACGGACAGCGTGGTCGGCGCCGCCATGCTGGAAACCGTCACCGCCGATGTGTACGAAATGCCGGTGCGCGGGCACCTGATGGAAATCGATGGCGACGAGCCGATGCAAGCCATCGTGCTGGCCGGCTCGCCGCCGGTGTTCGCCGTGCTGGATGAACAGCCGACCGCGTTCCAGATGCTGTTGATTTTGCCCACCGCCTGGAAAGATGGTCAGGCTTGCTACAAGATGACGCTGGGCAATGTCTACCCGCGCGTGATCGATATCCGCGACGGCAAGGCGCGCGCGGTGCTGCCGGAATCCTCCTATTGA
- the msrA gene encoding peptide-methionine (S)-S-oxide reductase MsrA, producing the protein MTTITEKAILAGGCFWGMQDLIRKMPGVTATRVGYSGGDVPNATYRNHGTHAEAIEIVYDPAVLSYRKILEFFFQIHDPSTQNRQGNDIGLSYRSAIYYVNEQQKAMAEDTIADVNASGIWPGKVATELAPAGPFWEAEPEHQDYLERIPNGYTCHYVRPGWVLPKR; encoded by the coding sequence ATGACTACCATCACTGAAAAAGCCATTCTGGCCGGCGGCTGCTTCTGGGGCATGCAAGACCTGATCCGCAAGATGCCTGGCGTGACGGCCACGCGGGTCGGCTACAGCGGCGGCGATGTACCCAACGCCACCTACCGCAACCATGGCACCCATGCCGAAGCGATCGAGATCGTCTACGATCCGGCCGTGCTCAGCTACCGCAAAATCCTGGAGTTTTTCTTCCAGATCCATGATCCGAGCACGCAGAATCGCCAGGGCAACGACATCGGCCTGAGCTACCGCTCGGCAATTTACTATGTTAATGAGCAACAAAAGGCGATGGCCGAAGACACCATCGCCGATGTCAACGCCTCCGGCATCTGGCCCGGCAAAGTGGCCACAGAACTGGCGCCGGCGGGTCCGTTCTGGGAGGCTGAACCGGAGCACCAGGACTATCTGGAGCGTATTCCCAACGGCTACACCTGCCATTACGTGCGTCCAGGCTGGGTTTTACCTAAGCGGTAA
- a CDS encoding response regulator — MDQTSQLRILVIDDNAEAADISGELLEMHGYQTAVAYSGLTGLEAARTFQPHAILLDLGMPGMDGYQVASALRAVPDFDEVALVAFTAWGDVVTRQRVIDTGFDDHIIKPANLERILSALRNALHKREQLHAVSAS; from the coding sequence ATGGACCAGACCTCTCAACTACGTATTCTCGTCATCGACGACAACGCCGAAGCGGCGGACATTTCCGGCGAACTGTTGGAAATGCACGGCTATCAGACCGCCGTCGCCTACTCCGGCCTGACCGGCCTGGAGGCGGCGCGCACCTTCCAGCCGCACGCCATCCTGCTCGACCTCGGCATGCCCGGCATGGACGGCTACCAGGTGGCCTCCGCCCTGCGCGCCGTGCCGGATTTCGACGAAGTCGCGCTGGTTGCCTTCACCGCCTGGGGCGATGTGGTGACCCGGCAGCGCGTAATCGACACCGGCTTCGACGATCACATCATCAAACCGGCGAATCTGGAGCGCATCCTGTCGGCGTTGCGCAACGCCCTGCACAAACGCGAACAACTGCATGCGGTAAGCGCCTCATAG
- a CDS encoding TonB family protein yields the protein MNKKLLALAAVAVVFAVLNLVGRAQSGTPKAPLQALVSPANCTQPQWPAEARRYEIEGVTTLRFEIGADGKVVRPAITGSSGWRILDEAAIRSVSQCIFQTNLDAARDGTVFPLQYVWKFSGPPAARPLLVANSCRPSERFADFREADPRPSGKDGILLRFLLNAEGAPVRVVAEAAGQPQELVTQAMDYLQSCRFAHDPKATAEGTDTAFGRVVLR from the coding sequence ATGAACAAGAAACTTCTTGCCCTTGCCGCTGTCGCCGTGGTTTTCGCTGTGCTCAATCTTGTCGGCCGCGCCCAGTCCGGAACGCCGAAGGCGCCGCTGCAGGCGCTGGTCAGTCCTGCCAACTGCACCCAGCCGCAATGGCCTGCCGAGGCGCGCCGTTACGAAATCGAAGGCGTGACCACGCTGCGTTTTGAAATCGGCGCCGACGGCAAGGTGGTGCGCCCGGCCATCACCGGCAGCAGCGGCTGGCGCATTTTGGATGAGGCCGCCATCCGTAGCGTTTCGCAGTGCATATTCCAGACTAACCTGGACGCCGCGCGCGATGGCACGGTGTTCCCGCTGCAATATGTGTGGAAATTTTCCGGTCCGCCGGCCGCGCGTCCGCTATTGGTGGCCAACAGTTGCCGGCCGTCCGAACGCTTTGCCGACTTCCGTGAAGCCGATCCGCGTCCGAGCGGCAAGGATGGCATCCTGTTGCGCTTCTTGTTGAACGCTGAGGGCGCGCCGGTGCGCGTGGTGGCCGAAGCGGCCGGCCAGCCGCAGGAGCTGGTCACGCAGGCGATGGATTATCTGCAAAGCTGCCGCTTCGCCCATGATCCCAAGGCCACGGCCGAAGGTACCGATACGGCGTTTGGCCGGGTGGTGTTGCGCTGA
- a CDS encoding aminotransferase class V-fold PLP-dependent enzyme, producing MNAHQVNRRKLLGAAAGLTALAATDLYAAPSSAADWERIAQSYDVASDFVNLENGYYGIMARPVAEEFKRNIDYLNRYSSFHLRRQFDQAGMEQIRAQLALHTGVAAEELAITRGATESLQNLISNYRLLKRGDTIMYCNLDYDAMQYAMNALAQRHGAKVALVQIPEPVSRQAAIDVYEKALRQHPRTRLLLLTHLNHRTGFVLPVADIVKLAKSRGVDVIVDVAQSWGQLDFKLPDLGADFIGANLHKWVGAPLGTGFLYIRKERLADIGVERGDEDFAVTDTRSRVHSGTVNAAALMTIPAALKLHEEIGLANRGRRLRELRDYWVHQVRDLPSIQVLTPDDAGTYGAVTSFRVRGHTTPEANVALVNRLVEQYGVFTVMRKGPVGGACIRVTPGLFTRTADLDKLVAAIRELAVA from the coding sequence ATGAATGCACATCAAGTGAACCGGCGCAAGCTGCTGGGCGCTGCGGCGGGGTTGACGGCGCTGGCGGCGACGGACCTGTACGCGGCGCCTTCGTCGGCGGCGGACTGGGAGCGCATCGCCCAGAGCTACGACGTCGCCAGCGATTTCGTCAATCTGGAGAATGGCTACTACGGCATCATGGCGCGGCCGGTGGCGGAAGAGTTCAAGCGTAATATCGATTACCTGAACCGCTACAGTTCCTTCCACCTGCGCCGGCAGTTCGATCAAGCCGGCATGGAGCAGATCCGCGCGCAGCTGGCGTTGCACACCGGCGTGGCGGCGGAGGAATTGGCGATCACGCGCGGCGCCACCGAGTCGCTGCAAAACCTGATCAGCAACTACCGCCTGCTGAAGCGGGGCGACACCATCATGTACTGCAATCTCGATTACGACGCCATGCAGTACGCCATGAACGCCCTGGCGCAGCGCCACGGCGCCAAGGTGGCGCTGGTGCAGATCCCGGAGCCGGTGTCGCGCCAGGCCGCCATCGACGTGTACGAGAAGGCGCTGCGCCAGCATCCGCGCACCCGGTTGCTGCTGCTCACACATCTCAATCACCGCACCGGTTTTGTGCTGCCGGTGGCGGACATCGTCAAGCTGGCCAAGTCGCGCGGGGTCGACGTTATTGTCGATGTGGCGCAATCGTGGGGACAGCTCGATTTCAAGCTGCCGGACCTGGGCGCGGATTTCATCGGCGCCAATTTGCACAAGTGGGTTGGAGCGCCTTTAGGTACGGGCTTCCTGTACATTCGCAAAGAGCGCTTGGCCGATATCGGCGTGGAGCGCGGCGATGAAGATTTTGCTGTCACCGACACCCGCTCGCGCGTGCATTCCGGGACGGTGAATGCCGCCGCGCTGATGACGATTCCTGCGGCGCTCAAGCTGCACGAGGAAATCGGCCTCGCCAATCGCGGTCGCCGCCTGCGCGAGTTGCGCGACTATTGGGTGCATCAGGTACGCGACCTGCCCAGCATTCAGGTGCTGACGCCGGACGATGCCGGAACCTACGGTGCGGTGACGTCGTTCCGGGTGCGCGGGCACACCACGCCGGAAGCCAATGTGGCGCTGGTGAACCGGCTGGTGGAGCAGTACGGCGTATTCACGGTGATGCGCAAAGGCCCGGTCGGCGGCGCCTGCATCCGCGTCACCCCCGGCCTGTTCACCCGCACCGCCGACCTCGACAAACTGGTCGCCGCGATCCGCGAGCTCGCCGTTGCCTGA
- a CDS encoding LysR substrate-binding domain-containing protein, with protein MLSREIEIFRVVMTTGSATKAAKLMNLTQPAISQSLRRLEAFAGLELFQRSSGKLRPTQEANALLAEVERHFVGMEVIEQRIRALRQFGTGRMRIASFPGVGVGFLPRVLADISRERERTLVSLQIMASPDVRKRILSNEAELGVVADDVSTKGIEATLFAHYFGVVALPAGHALARHKRITPAMLGKHPFIALNPDDSVSLRLDRICRSHGVELRTVVECPFTISQCELVRNEVGIAIVNPITACDYLHAGLVFRPFSERLTYTSLTVQPAGQPASSFVRVMLGAMRKRLEVDMHTLAQAMDGGEHAGALHSFSHLD; from the coding sequence ATGCTTAGCCGCGAAATCGAAATCTTCCGCGTAGTGATGACCACCGGATCGGCCACCAAAGCCGCCAAGCTGATGAACCTGACCCAGCCCGCCATCAGCCAATCGCTGCGGCGCCTGGAGGCGTTCGCGGGACTGGAGCTGTTCCAGCGCAGCAGCGGCAAGCTGCGACCCACGCAGGAGGCCAACGCGCTGCTGGCGGAAGTGGAGCGCCACTTCGTCGGCATGGAAGTGATCGAACAGCGCATCCGTGCGCTGCGCCAGTTCGGCACCGGCCGCATGCGCATCGCCAGCTTCCCAGGTGTCGGCGTCGGCTTCCTGCCGCGCGTGCTGGCGGACATCTCGCGCGAACGGGAACGCACCCTGGTATCACTGCAGATTATGGCCTCGCCCGACGTCCGCAAACGCATTCTCAGCAACGAGGCGGAGCTGGGCGTGGTGGCGGACGACGTCTCCACCAAGGGCATCGAAGCAACTTTATTCGCACATTACTTCGGCGTGGTCGCCCTGCCCGCCGGTCACGCGCTGGCGCGGCACAAGCGCATCACGCCGGCCATGCTGGGAAAGCATCCCTTCATCGCCCTGAACCCGGACGACAGCGTTAGCCTGCGGCTGGACCGAATCTGCCGCAGCCACGGCGTGGAACTGCGCACCGTGGTGGAGTGCCCGTTCACCATCAGCCAGTGCGAACTGGTACGCAACGAGGTGGGCATCGCCATCGTCAACCCGATCACCGCCTGCGACTACCTGCATGCGGGACTGGTGTTCCGGCCCTTCTCCGAACGCCTGACCTACACCTCGCTCACGGTACAACCGGCCGGCCAGCCGGCATCGTCCTTCGTGCGCGTGATGCTGGGCGCCATGCGCAAGCGACTGGAAGTGGACATGCACACGCTGGCGCAAGCGATGGACGGCGGCGAACACGCGGGCGCGCTGCACAGCTTCAGTCATTTGGATTGA
- a CDS encoding HTH domain-containing protein, with the protein MVSSKQTKVTMDDFQGFDARATQGKAVARAIDSQTPIPHAVTIRAHKFETFMTVLTPKRFELLRLSKSGTRSIAELAAAAQRDPSAVSKDIAKLADLGLVHVIVESNAGHGIKKIVRPAAENIEISAFVL; encoded by the coding sequence ATGGTCAGCAGTAAGCAAACCAAAGTGACGATGGATGACTTCCAAGGGTTCGATGCGCGCGCTACGCAAGGCAAGGCGGTAGCACGAGCTATCGATAGCCAAACGCCGATCCCGCATGCGGTGACGATACGTGCTCATAAGTTTGAGACGTTTATGACCGTCTTGACGCCAAAACGATTTGAACTACTACGTCTTTCCAAGTCCGGCACGCGATCTATCGCGGAGCTTGCAGCCGCCGCGCAGCGCGACCCCAGCGCGGTTTCAAAAGATATCGCGAAGCTCGCTGACCTGGGTTTGGTGCATGTGATCGTCGAAAGCAATGCCGGACATGGTATTAAAAAAATCGTTCGTCCGGCTGCGGAAAATATCGAGATCAGCGCTTTCGTACTTTGA
- a CDS encoding helix-turn-helix domain-containing protein: MDSLTAAAAKALAAGDALGALKHVALRDDPPALALRGIAMAQLGEHPRARELLKRAARGFGSHEALARARCVVAEAEVALAMRDLGGTPRALMAAVTALEAHDDHANAVHARLIAVRKLLLLGQLDAAETELSHLNGRPLPPALAATAELASAELGLRSLNVAPARAALERAHAAAQRARVPALLAEVEEARSALSHPAARQLSAGNARALRLDEVADLLDSDALVIDGCRRGICAGAQWQPLARRPVLFALARVLAEAWPGDIDRETLIDNAFNTQQPDETHRARLRVEIGRLRALLRPMAEIVATPRGFVLRPLDGREVALLAPPIDGEQASLIALLSDGAAWSTSALALALNASQRTVQRALAELEADGRVRAIGRTRTRRWLAPPLAGYTTILLLPAALQMA; encoded by the coding sequence ATGGACTCCCTCACCGCCGCTGCAGCCAAGGCGCTCGCCGCTGGCGACGCCCTCGGCGCCCTCAAACATGTCGCCCTGCGCGACGACCCGCCAGCCCTGGCGCTACGCGGCATCGCCATGGCCCAGCTGGGCGAACATCCGCGCGCACGCGAACTGCTGAAGCGCGCCGCGCGCGGCTTCGGTTCGCATGAAGCATTGGCACGCGCCCGCTGCGTTGTGGCCGAAGCCGAAGTGGCGCTGGCAATGCGCGACCTCGGCGGCACGCCGCGCGCGCTGATGGCCGCGGTGACCGCGCTCGAAGCCCATGACGACCACGCCAACGCCGTCCACGCGCGCCTCATCGCTGTACGCAAGCTCTTGTTACTGGGCCAGCTGGATGCAGCGGAAACCGAACTCTCCCACCTGAACGGCCGCCCACTGCCGCCGGCACTGGCGGCCACGGCCGAACTGGCATCGGCGGAACTGGGCCTGCGCTCCCTGAACGTGGCGCCGGCGCGCGCCGCACTCGAACGCGCACACGCGGCGGCACAACGCGCCCGCGTCCCCGCGCTGCTCGCGGAAGTGGAAGAAGCCCGCAGCGCACTCAGCCACCCTGCCGCGCGCCAACTGTCCGCCGGCAATGCACGCGCACTGCGACTGGACGAAGTGGCCGACCTGCTCGACTCCGACGCATTGGTGATCGACGGCTGCCGCCGTGGCATCTGCGCCGGCGCGCAATGGCAGCCGTTGGCGCGCAGGCCCGTGCTGTTCGCACTGGCACGAGTCCTGGCCGAAGCCTGGCCCGGCGACATCGACCGCGAAACACTGATCGACAACGCCTTCAATACCCAGCAACCCGACGAAACCCACCGCGCCCGCCTGCGGGTGGAAATCGGCCGCCTGCGCGCGCTGCTCAGGCCCATGGCCGAGATCGTGGCGACGCCGCGCGGCTTCGTGCTGCGTCCGCTGGACGGGCGCGAGGTGGCGCTGCTGGCGCCGCCCATCGACGGCGAACAGGCCTCGCTGATCGCCCTGCTGTCCGACGGCGCAGCCTGGTCGACCTCAGCCCTGGCCCTGGCGCTGAACGCCAGCCAGCGCACCGTACAGCGCGCCCTGGCCGAGCTAGAGGCGGACGGCCGCGTGCGCGCCATCGGCCGCACCCGCACCCGACGCTGGCTGGCGCCGCCGCTGGCCGGATACACGACAATCTTGTTACTCCCTGCCGCATTGCAAATGGCATAA
- a CDS encoding DUF899 domain-containing protein, which yields MNQTHHPVASADAWLAARKTLLAREKELTHMKDQLARERRALPWLRIDKHYVFDTPSGPRTLAELFDGRRQLLVQHFMFTPGAEQGCKSCSYMADHTNGAVPHLAQRDTTVVAISRAPLADLHGLNPATGWLFAAARGVQSRDSRQALRALVPIAAGHMASVALVAAALAFGLVTDRAMLRWIAAGLFVGLLAHYLWRRVNRPPRKPGGQAALMLWSFMMSTAHGAGLMLVPALIPLCLSDTPAREITTSGSITMALAAVGLHTAAMLAVTGVIAAVACRFTSGHGAVLTLLLILFSKAHTGIAAATGRS from the coding sequence ATGAACCAGACACATCACCCCGTCGCCTCCGCAGACGCATGGCTGGCGGCACGCAAAACGCTGCTGGCGCGCGAAAAAGAACTGACGCACATGAAGGACCAGCTCGCCCGCGAACGCCGCGCGCTGCCGTGGCTGCGCATCGACAAGCACTACGTGTTCGACACGCCATCCGGCCCGCGCACGCTGGCGGAACTGTTCGACGGCCGCCGGCAACTGCTGGTGCAGCACTTCATGTTCACGCCGGGCGCCGAGCAAGGCTGCAAGAGCTGCTCGTACATGGCAGACCACACCAACGGCGCTGTGCCGCATCTGGCGCAGCGCGACACCACCGTGGTGGCGATCTCGCGCGCACCGCTGGCCGACCTGCACGGGTTGAACCCTGCGACCGGCTGGCTCTTCGCCGCCGCACGCGGCGTGCAGTCGCGCGACAGCAGGCAGGCGCTACGCGCCCTGGTGCCAATAGCGGCCGGCCACATGGCGTCGGTCGCGCTGGTGGCGGCTGCGCTGGCGTTCGGGCTGGTGACGGATCGCGCGATGCTGCGCTGGATAGCGGCCGGATTGTTCGTCGGGCTGCTGGCGCATTACCTGTGGCGGCGCGTCAACCGGCCACCCCGCAAGCCGGGTGGCCAGGCTGCACTGATGCTATGGTCGTTCATGATGTCAACCGCACACGGCGCAGGCTTGATGCTGGTGCCGGCGTTGATTCCACTCTGCCTGTCCGATACGCCGGCCCGGGAGATCACCACATCCGGCTCCATCACCATGGCTCTAGCTGCCGTCGGCCTCCACACTGCCGCGATGCTGGCCGTCACAGGTGTGATCGCAGCCGTAGCCTGCCGCTTCACCTCCGGCCACGGCGCTGTGCTAACATTGTTGCTAATTTTATTTAGCAAAGCCCACACGGGAATTGCAGCGGCAACGGGAAGGAGCTAG
- a CDS encoding helix-turn-helix domain-containing protein: MNNFINGVFVEDENGFVYADSGYLDAEQVEIKTELVYQLQQLIDDLGIPHSQAAELIGKPESWLSNLLDGKIRDISQTTIRESLVRLSSLHL; encoded by the coding sequence ATGAACAACTTTATCAACGGCGTTTTCGTTGAAGATGAAAATGGGTTTGTGTATGCAGACTCGGGCTATCTTGATGCCGAACAAGTGGAAATCAAAACCGAACTTGTTTATCAGCTCCAGCAACTCATAGATGATCTCGGGATACCGCATTCGCAGGCGGCAGAACTCATCGGCAAGCCTGAATCCTGGCTGTCCAATCTACTGGACGGGAAGATCCGCGACATCAGCCAAACGACCATCCGCGAAAGCCTGGTCCGACTCAGCAGCCTGCATTTGTAA